The Candidatus Rokuibacteriota bacterium sequence CCCGTCCGCGGGTTTCGCCCGTCGCGGGCCGCACGCCTGGCGACGGCGAACGTCCCGAACCCCATCAGCGTCACCCGCCGGCCCCGCTTGAGCGCGTCACGGATCGATCCGACACACGCCTCGAGGGCCCGCGCCGCCGATGCCTTCGTCCCTCCGGATGCCTTGGCCATCGCGGCGATCAGGTCAGCCTTGGTCATTGCCTGCCC is a genomic window containing:
- a CDS encoding HU family DNA-binding protein, whose amino-acid sequence is MTKADLIAAMAKASGGTKASAARALEACVGSIRDALKRGRRVTLMGFGTFAVARRAARDGRNPRTGKLIKIPAARVPRFKPSKALKRAIR